From the genome of Candidatus Paceibacterota bacterium, one region includes:
- a CDS encoding DUF1080 domain-containing protein, with protein MKTKPGIIIAPLLAAIPLFAQQPADRWMGDWQGEVTINNETKNVGVYMIPLSNGKYEARFVADLLQRGPYLYRLKGEIRDGQFRFMDDIPFDVGRVFGTTGQGVVVDAALWAGTADTGGAKGTIAGRLRGAFALKQSERISPELGKAPPAGAVVLFDGKSLDAWRHREEGKAVKWKILPEGVMEVGGGDIVSREKFRDQKVHLEFRLPYMPTAFGQGRANSGVYLQGRYEVQVLDSYGLEGQDNECGGIYTVSRPKVNMCAPPLQWQSYDISFTAARFDAAGNKTARARITVVQNGVVVQDDTALPGVTGGAVNDRENEPEGLLLQDHGNPVQYRNIWIERR; from the coding sequence ATGAAGACAAAGCCAGGCATTATCATAGCTCCCTTACTGGCGGCTATTCCCTTGTTTGCCCAACAACCGGCCGATCGCTGGATGGGCGACTGGCAGGGAGAAGTCACCATCAACAACGAAACAAAGAATGTGGGGGTCTATATGATCCCGCTCAGCAATGGCAAGTATGAGGCGCGCTTTGTCGCGGACCTCCTCCAACGTGGACCCTATCTCTATCGGTTGAAGGGCGAGATCCGCGACGGGCAGTTCAGGTTCATGGATGATATTCCTTTTGACGTGGGCCGGGTGTTCGGCACGACCGGGCAGGGGGTGGTGGTGGATGCCGCTCTGTGGGCCGGTACCGCTGACACCGGTGGGGCCAAGGGGACGATTGCCGGCCGGTTGCGCGGTGCCTTTGCATTGAAGCAGTCCGAGCGGATTTCGCCGGAGCTGGGCAAAGCGCCACCCGCCGGTGCGGTGGTGCTGTTCGACGGCAAAAGCCTGGACGCGTGGCGGCATCGCGAGGAGGGCAAGGCCGTGAAATGGAAGATTCTGCCCGAGGGCGTCATGGAAGTGGGAGGCGGGGATATCGTTTCCCGGGAGAAATTCCGTGATCAGAAGGTGCATCTGGAATTCCGGTTGCCTTATATGCCAACGGCATTTGGCCAGGGCCGTGCCAACAGTGGAGTCTATCTGCAAGGACGCTATGAAGTGCAGGTATTGGACAGCTACGGGCTGGAAGGGCAGGACAATGAATGCGGGGGCATCTATACCGTCAGCCGGCCCAAGGTCAACATGTGCGCGCCGCCGCTCCAATGGCAGTCCTACGACATCAGCTTCACCGCGGCCAGGTTTGATGCCGCCGGCAACAAGACCGCCAGGGCGCGGATCACCGTGGTGCAAAATGGCGTGGTGGTTCAGGATGATACCGCCCTGCCTGGCGTCACCGGCGGCGCGGTTAATGACCGGGAGAACGAGCCCGAGGGCCTGCTGTTGCAGGACCACGGCAACCCGGTGCAGTACCGGAATATTTGGATCGAGCGAAGATAG